In Trifolium pratense cultivar HEN17-A07 linkage group LG7, ARS_RC_1.1, whole genome shotgun sequence, a genomic segment contains:
- the LOC123900150 gene encoding peroxidase P7-like, producing MATFIKFFVTLSILVSLLACSTNAQLISNFYGKTCPSLETIVRNEMIKAIRNEARIGASILRLFFHDCFVNGCDASVLLDDTGTFVGEKNAGPNKNSARGFEVIDTIKTKVEAACKSKVSCADILALATRDGIALLGGPSWTVPLGRRDARTASQSAANSQIPGPSSDLATLTKMFKDKGLTLNDLTVLSGAHTIGQTECQFFRTRIYNEANIDTNFATLRKRNCPTSGGDTNLAPLDSVTPTKFDNNYYNDLIAKKGLLHSDQVLFNGVGSQVSLVKTYSTNGNAFARDFAAAMVKLSKISPLTGIKGEIRKNCRFIN from the exons ATGGCTACCTTTATTAAATTCTTTGTTACACTCTCTATTCTAGTTTCTCTCTTAGCTTGTTCTACCAATGCACAACTTATTAGTAACTTCTATGGCAAAACTTGTCCATCCCTCGAAACCATTGTGCGCAATGAAATGATCAAAGCTATTAGAAATGAAGCTAGGATTGGTGCTTCTATACTTCGTTTGTTCTTCCATGATTGCTTTGTCAAT GGATGTGATGCGTCTGTACTATTGGATGACACTGGCACATTTGTCGGTGAGAAAAATGCCGGACCTAATAAAAACTCTGCTAGGGGTTTTGAAGTGATTGATACTATTAAAACCAAAGTTGAAGCTGCTTGCAAATCCAAAGTTTCTTGTGCGGATATTCTTGCACTTGCAACTAGAGACGGAATAGCCTTG ctTGGAGGACCCTCATGGACAGTACCACTTGGAAGAAGAGATGCAAGAACAGCAAGTCAAAGTGCAGCCAACAGTCAAATTCCTGGACCATCATCCGATCTTGCAACTCTCACTAAAATGTTTAAAGACAAAGGTCTAACATTAAATGACCTTACTGTCCTTTCTGGTGCACACACCATAGGTCAAACAGAATGTCAATTTTTCCGAACTCGCATATACAATGAAGCCAACATTGACACAAACTTTGCCAccttaagaaaaagaaattgtcCTACCTCTGGTGGTGACACCAACTTAGCACCTCTTGATTCTGTCACTCCAACCAAGTTTGACAACAATTACTATAATGACCTTATTGCTAAAAAAGGACTTCTTCATTCTGACCAAGTTCTTTTCAATGGTGTTGGTTCTCAAGTTTCTTTGGTTAAGACTTATAGTACTAATGGTAATGCTTTTGCTAGAGATTTTGCTGCTGCTATGGTGAAATTGAGTAAAATTAGTCCTCTCACCGGGATTAAAGGAGAGATTAGAAAGAACTGCAGGTTTATCAATTGA
- the LOC123896513 gene encoding peroxidase-like produces INDLTVLSGAHTIGQAECQFFRTRIYNETNIDTNFATSRKTNCPVSGGDINLAPLDSLTPTTFDNNYYNDLIANKGLLHSDQVLFNGVGSQVSLVRTYSRNSIAFRRDFAAAMVKMSRISPLTGTNGEIRKNCRLVN; encoded by the coding sequence aTCAATGACCTAACTGTCCTTTCTGGTGCACACACAATAGGCCAAGCAGAATGTCAATTTTTCCGAACTCGAATTTACAATGAAACCAACATTGACACAAACTTTGCAACTTCAAGAAAAACAAATTGTCCTGTTTCTGGTGGTGACATTAATTTAGCACCTCTTGATTCTCTTACTCCAACTACATTTGACAACAATTACTATAATGACCTTATTGCTAATAAAGGACTTTTACATTCTGATCAAGTTCTTTTCAATGGTGTTGGTTCTCAAGTTTCTTTGGTTAGGACTTATAGTAGAAATAGTATTGCTTTTAGAAGAGACTTTGCTGCTGCTATGGTGAAGATGAGTAGAATTAGTCCTCTCACCGGGACAAATGGGGAGATAAGAAAGAATTGTAGACTTGTGAATTAA